One window from the genome of Variovorax sp. PAMC26660 encodes:
- the cobO gene encoding cob(I)yrinic acid a,c-diamide adenosyltransferase produces the protein MQIETPPSEKPYEKPEGERRGIVIVNTGDGKGKSTAAFGLALRAHGRGKAVKIYQFMKVPSARFGEHRMFEQIGIPIEGLGDGFSWKSQDLERSGQLARDGWEKAKAAILSGEFFLVVLDEITYPLIYGWLPLEGVLETLRARPKHVHVVLTGRRCPPEIIELADTVTEMTMVKHAFKAGIPAQRGIED, from the coding sequence ATGCAAATAGAAACCCCTCCCAGCGAAAAGCCATACGAAAAGCCCGAAGGCGAACGCCGCGGCATCGTCATCGTCAACACCGGCGACGGCAAGGGCAAGAGCACAGCAGCATTCGGCTTGGCGTTGCGTGCCCATGGCCGTGGCAAGGCGGTGAAGATCTACCAGTTCATGAAAGTGCCATCGGCACGCTTTGGCGAACACCGCATGTTCGAGCAGATCGGCATTCCGATCGAAGGGCTCGGCGATGGTTTTAGCTGGAAGAGCCAGGACCTCGAACGCTCGGGCCAGCTTGCGCGCGACGGCTGGGAAAAGGCCAAGGCCGCCATCCTTTCGGGCGAGTTCTTCCTCGTCGTGCTCGACGAGATCACCTACCCGCTGATCTACGGCTGGCTGCCGCTCGAAGGCGTGCTCGAAACGCTGCGCGCGCGGCCCAAGCACGTGCACGTGGTGCTCACCGGCCGTCGCTGCCCGCCCGAGATCATCGAGCTGGCCGACACCGTGACCGAGATGACCATGGTCAAGCATGCGTTCAAGGCCGGCATTCCTGCTCAGCGCGGTATCGAGGACTGA
- a CDS encoding ABC transporter ATP-binding protein: protein MSDNDLVPALEARSVSATLGTTEVLHGIDLKLSSARWTSIVGPNGAGKSTLLKALAGLLPHRGEVRLFGEAQGKIPARVRAQRLSWLGQSGTGEGSADDLMVYDIAMLGRLPHQRWLAAPSAEDREAVERALRSTQAWDWRNRPLGQLSGGERQRVLLARALAVEAELLLMDEPLANLDPPHQADWMQTARALVAQGKTVVSVLHELPMALAADELVVMNHGRVTHHGGCGDPVTHAALEQVFDHRIRVHRVADQWIALPL, encoded by the coding sequence ATGAGCGACAACGACCTCGTTCCGGCCCTCGAAGCCCGCAGCGTGAGCGCCACGCTCGGCACGACCGAGGTGCTGCACGGCATCGACCTGAAGCTCTCGTCCGCGCGCTGGACCAGCATCGTCGGGCCGAACGGCGCGGGCAAGTCGACGCTGCTCAAGGCGCTCGCCGGCCTGCTGCCACACCGTGGCGAGGTGCGGCTGTTCGGTGAAGCACAAGGAAAAATCCCGGCTCGCGTTCGCGCCCAGCGCCTGTCCTGGCTCGGCCAGAGCGGCACGGGCGAGGGCAGTGCCGACGACCTGATGGTCTACGACATCGCCATGCTCGGCCGCCTGCCGCATCAGCGTTGGCTGGCCGCCCCAAGCGCCGAAGACCGCGAGGCCGTGGAACGCGCGCTGCGCAGTACTCAGGCCTGGGACTGGCGCAATCGCCCGTTGGGTCAACTCTCGGGTGGCGAGCGCCAGCGCGTGTTGCTGGCGCGGGCGCTCGCGGTCGAGGCCGAGTTGCTGCTGATGGACGAACCATTGGCCAACCTCGACCCGCCGCATCAGGCCGACTGGATGCAGACCGCCCGTGCGCTCGTCGCCCAAGGCAAGACGGTGGTGAGCGTGTTGCATGAATTGCCGATGGCATTGGCCGCAGACGAGTTGGTCGTGATGAACCACGGGCGTGTGACCCATCACGGAGGTTGCGGTGACCCTGTGACCCATGCGGCGCTGGAGCAGGTGTTCGATCACCGCATTCGGGTGCATCGGGTCGCGGACCAATGGATTGCGCTGCCGCTATGA
- a CDS encoding FecCD family ABC transporter permease, translated as MQTAHLRRVLLLGVGLLVLGAALLLFGLGIGSTGFESLLSARHDPVALQIVWDIRLPRTLGAWLAGALLGLAGAVAQGLFRNPLADPYLLGSASGASLGVAVALLMFGGSAASMQWVMRLGLTGAAFIGAVLAVMLTLMLANGVQQTLRLLLAGVIVGVVLGAAKDLITIASADILQALQGFVLGSTGLVGWSACAVMAMVGVVCVLLGWALAPVLDGLALGEATARSLGLPLGGMRAALVVVLALATGAAVAQTGLIAFVGLAAPHLVRSIVKTTHARLIVLSALMGGLLLMAADLLARWLIAPQELPVGVLTAVLGGSYLLWLMHRRSARGGLA; from the coding sequence ATGCAAACCGCCCATCTGCGCCGTGTGCTGCTGCTCGGCGTCGGCCTGCTGGTGCTGGGCGCCGCGCTGCTGCTGTTCGGCTTGGGCATCGGCAGCACCGGCTTCGAGAGCCTGCTGTCGGCGCGACACGACCCGGTGGCGCTGCAGATCGTGTGGGACATCCGCCTGCCGCGCACGCTCGGTGCCTGGCTCGCGGGCGCGCTGCTCGGACTGGCCGGCGCGGTGGCACAGGGGCTGTTTCGCAATCCGTTGGCCGACCCGTACCTGCTGGGCAGCGCCTCGGGCGCTTCGCTCGGCGTGGCGGTGGCGCTGCTGATGTTCGGCGGTTCAGCCGCGAGCATGCAGTGGGTGATGCGGCTCGGGCTCACGGGTGCCGCATTCATCGGCGCGGTGCTCGCGGTGATGCTCACGCTGATGCTGGCAAACGGTGTGCAGCAGACACTGCGCCTGCTGCTGGCGGGCGTGATCGTCGGCGTGGTGCTCGGCGCCGCGAAAGACCTCATCACCATTGCATCGGCCGACATCCTGCAGGCCCTGCAGGGCTTCGTGCTCGGCAGCACAGGGCTGGTCGGCTGGAGCGCCTGTGCCGTGATGGCCATGGTCGGCGTGGTCTGCGTGCTGTTGGGCTGGGCGCTGGCGCCGGTGCTCGACGGGCTGGCGCTCGGCGAGGCCACCGCGCGCAGTCTCGGCCTGCCGCTGGGCGGTATGCGCGCCGCCCTTGTGGTGGTGCTGGCATTGGCCACTGGCGCGGCCGTGGCGCAGACGGGCCTGATCGCTTTCGTCGGGCTGGCGGCGCCGCACCTCGTGCGCTCGATCGTCAAGACCACGCATGCGCGGCTGATCGTGCTGTCGGCGCTGATGGGCGGTCTGCTGCTGATGGCGGCCGACCTGCTGGCGCGCTGGCTGATCGCGCCGCAAGAACTGCCCGTGGGCGTGCTGACCGCCGTGCTCGGCGGCAGCTACCTGCTGTGGCTCATGCATCGCCGCAGCGCGCGGGGTGGCCTGGCATGA
- a CDS encoding ABC transporter substrate-binding protein: protein MKRLIRSLSFALGLAAFALGAHAFDVVDERGVTVSLPQSPQRIVSLLPSLTESVCALGACGRLVGVDRYSNSPEQVKALPQVGGGLDPNVEAIVALKPDAVLLAKSSRVTQRLEALGVKVLVLEPKSHADVRRVLDKLDQVLGTHEAPKVWRVIDASVSAAAQSLPTSAKGLRVYFEVNNAPYAAGESSFIGETLARLGVKNIVPAALGPFPKLNPEYVVRANPDLIMVSVRSAQGLEQRPGWAGIRAVREGRICRFSAEQSDVLVRPGPRMDEAARLMAQCLTDKGQR from the coding sequence ATGAAGAGACTGATCCGATCGCTGTCGTTCGCCCTCGGCCTGGCCGCATTCGCGCTGGGCGCGCACGCCTTCGACGTGGTCGACGAACGCGGCGTGACCGTGAGCCTGCCGCAGTCGCCGCAACGCATCGTCTCGCTGCTGCCGTCGCTCACCGAATCGGTCTGCGCGCTCGGCGCCTGCGGGCGGCTGGTGGGTGTCGACCGTTATTCCAACTCGCCTGAGCAGGTGAAGGCCTTGCCGCAGGTCGGCGGCGGGCTCGACCCGAACGTCGAAGCCATCGTGGCGCTCAAGCCCGATGCGGTGCTGCTCGCCAAGTCCTCGCGCGTCACGCAGCGGCTCGAAGCGCTGGGCGTGAAGGTGCTGGTGCTCGAACCCAAGAGCCATGCCGACGTGCGGCGCGTGCTCGACAAGCTCGACCAAGTGCTCGGCACGCACGAGGCGCCCAAGGTCTGGCGCGTGATCGATGCCAGCGTGTCGGCCGCCGCGCAGTCGCTGCCGACAAGCGCGAAGGGTTTGCGCGTGTACTTCGAAGTCAACAACGCGCCGTATGCGGCGGGCGAGTCGTCGTTCATCGGTGAAACGCTGGCGAGGCTCGGCGTGAAGAACATCGTGCCGGCGGCGCTCGGACCATTCCCCAAGCTCAACCCCGAATATGTGGTGCGCGCCAACCCCGACCTCATCATGGTGAGCGTGCGCAGTGCGCAAGGGCTGGAGCAGCGCCCCGGCTGGGCTGGCATCCGCGCAGTGCGTGAAGGCCGTATCTGCCGTTTCAGCGCGGAGCAGTCCGACGTGCTCGTGCGCCCCGGCCCGCGCATGGACGAAGCCGCACGCCTGATGGCGCAGTGCCTCACGGACAAGGGCCAAAGGTGA
- a CDS encoding bifunctional adenosylcobinamide kinase/adenosylcobinamide-phosphate guanylyltransferase: MPVEREFILGGQKSGKSRRAEQRAIDWLAADAKGRRAVLIATAQAYDDEMQERIVRHQADRAERVPGMRTIEEPIELARAVVTQSTPETLVVIDCLTLWLTNLLMPMEDARPATRTPATHAAMLLMALREARGPVVIVGNEIGLGVIPLGRETRAFVDALGRLNQDVAAACDRVTLMAAGLPLSLKAPAA; the protein is encoded by the coding sequence ATGCCCGTTGAACGCGAATTCATCCTCGGCGGGCAGAAGAGCGGCAAGTCGCGCCGCGCCGAACAGCGCGCCATCGACTGGCTCGCGGCCGACGCGAAGGGCCGCCGCGCCGTGCTGATCGCCACCGCGCAGGCCTACGACGACGAAATGCAGGAGCGCATCGTGCGCCACCAGGCCGACCGCGCCGAGCGCGTGCCCGGCATGCGGACCATCGAAGAGCCCATCGAACTTGCGCGCGCTGTCGTCACGCAGAGCACGCCCGAGACGCTGGTGGTCATCGACTGCCTTACGCTGTGGCTCACCAACCTGCTGATGCCGATGGAAGACGCGCGGCCCGCCACGCGCACGCCGGCCACGCACGCCGCCATGCTGCTGATGGCGCTGCGCGAGGCGCGCGGCCCCGTGGTGATCGTCGGCAACGAGATCGGCCTGGGCGTGATTCCCCTGGGCCGCGAGACGCGCGCCTTCGTCGATGCGCTGGGCCGCCTGAACCAGGACGTGGCCGCCGCTTGCGACCGCGTCACACTGATGGCGGCCGGCCTGCCGTTGAGCCTGAAAGCACCCGCTGCATGA
- a CDS encoding cobyrinate a,c-diamide synthase → MDAAISQLSQQRSDAAGAAAPTCAAVLVAAPASGQGKTTVAAALARLHARQGRRVRAFKCGPDFLDPHWLALATGAPVHSLDLWMTGEADCRARLRAAAAECDLLIVEGVMGLFDGTPSAADLAERFGLPVLAVIDAGAMAGTFGALAFGLQNFRPGLPWAGVLANRVASERHAGMLKDALREPSQWLGALPRDPAFSLPERHLGLVLAAELGDAMARLDAAADVLATTPLGQMPIGQLPQVRFEAQASAPVAPVPPLLAGRTIAIARDAAFSFIYPANLDVLTALGARLSFFSPLAGDALPACDAVWLPGGYPELHAAALAEATQMRDALADHAAAGKPIWAECGGMMALFDELATHADATRPPDVHRLWSLLPGRVTMQKRLAGLGPQQLTLGNHTLRGHTFHYSSCETPLVPAAHTARPAVTQAVGARAGEALYVHGPVRASYFHAWFASSPEATARLFGAMPIELESHDAAKEDSDAR, encoded by the coding sequence GTGGACGCCGCAATAAGCCAACTTTCGCAACAACGAAGCGACGCCGCCGGCGCCGCGGCCCCCACCTGCGCCGCGGTGCTGGTGGCGGCGCCTGCCTCGGGGCAGGGCAAGACGACCGTTGCAGCCGCGCTCGCGCGGCTGCATGCGCGTCAGGGCCGTCGGGTGCGTGCCTTCAAGTGCGGGCCCGATTTTCTCGATCCGCATTGGCTGGCGCTGGCCACCGGCGCACCGGTGCATTCGCTCGATTTGTGGATGACCGGCGAGGCCGATTGCCGCGCGCGCCTGCGAGCCGCGGCGGCCGAGTGCGACCTGCTGATCGTCGAAGGCGTGATGGGCCTGTTCGACGGCACGCCCAGCGCGGCCGATCTGGCTGAGCGCTTCGGCCTGCCGGTGCTGGCGGTGATCGACGCGGGCGCCATGGCCGGCACCTTCGGCGCGCTGGCTTTCGGCCTGCAGAATTTCCGCCCCGGATTGCCGTGGGCCGGCGTGCTGGCCAATCGCGTGGCCAGCGAGCGCCATGCGGGCATGTTGAAGGACGCCTTGCGCGAGCCTTCGCAATGGCTGGGCGCCTTGCCACGCGATCCGGCGTTCTCGTTGCCTGAACGGCACCTGGGCCTGGTCCTGGCGGCCGAACTCGGCGATGCGATGGCGCGGCTCGATGCGGCAGCCGATGTGCTGGCCACAACGCCGTTGGGCCAGATGCCGATCGGGCAGTTGCCGCAGGTTCGTTTCGAGGCGCAAGCATCGGCGCCGGTTGCGCCGGTGCCGCCTTTGCTGGCCGGCCGCACCATCGCCATCGCGCGCGATGCGGCCTTCTCGTTCATCTACCCCGCGAACCTCGACGTGCTCACCGCACTCGGCGCGCGGCTTTCCTTTTTCTCGCCGCTCGCGGGCGATGCCTTGCCGGCCTGCGATGCCGTCTGGTTGCCCGGCGGCTACCCCGAGCTGCATGCCGCTGCGCTGGCCGAGGCGACGCAGATGCGCGACGCATTGGCAGACCACGCGGCGGCTGGCAAGCCCATCTGGGCCGAATGCGGCGGCATGATGGCGCTGTTCGACGAACTGGCCACGCACGCCGATGCGACGCGCCCGCCAGACGTTCACCGGCTCTGGAGCCTGCTGCCGGGCCGGGTGACGATGCAAAAGCGCCTGGCCGGCCTCGGCCCGCAGCAGCTCACGCTGGGCAACCACACTCTGCGCGGCCACACCTTCCACTATTCGAGCTGCGAGACGCCGCTGGTGCCAGCCGCCCACACTGCCCGGCCCGCCGTGACCCAGGCAGTGGGCGCCCGTGCCGGCGAAGCCCTGTATGTGCATGGCCCGGTGCGCGCAAGCTACTTCCACGCATGGTTCGCCTCCAGCCCCGAAGCCACGGCACGGCTTTTCGGCGCCATGCCGATCGAACTCGAAAGCCACGACGCCGCGAAGGAAGACAGCGATGCCCGTTGA
- a CDS encoding TonB-dependent receptor domain-containing protein — protein MISCVSLSRGRAPVRRSHLACLPLALASAFGGLAHAQEAPTLGETVVTANRTPQALSDIVGDVSIIDRQAIERSGATGVADVLSRLPGIEITRNGGVGNTTNVYIRGAETRFTAVYLDGVRIDSQSTGGAGWEGIPLAQIDRIEVLRGPAAAVYGSDAIGGVIQLFTKRGEEGVSPYVGVGIGSNDLRKLEAGLSGKSGAFDYSLGVAHEESKGFNVQPASKRVLSKDGYTSPDRDGYRSNSGNVKLGYQITPDQRIEASVLSSDILAGYDTTIGYKTKLPFLFKDDLSSNTLRTAALTWSAKWNEIYSTRVQVTDSRSTYETDPSYYRTETHLRGYLFQNEFRFGPHLVTATLERREDGLVNPAATTTAKLLSRDRSQDGIALGYGFVQGPHSLQLHVRHDKDSEFGGKTTGSAAYGYAITSTLRATVSAGTAFRVPTLYQRFSEYGLASLKPESSRNVELGLQYTEGATTAGIVVYNNRVQNLIVFDGSAKGCQSSFGCYASTARARYQGVTLSGGHRIGDVTLRASLDYQDPRDLATNNLLARRAQRHATLGADWRIAGWTLGAEVQTSSKRYDDAANTVKLGGYTLLNLSASTPITRDLNLIARVDNVGNKDYQYARLYATAGRTAYVGLKWTPQ, from the coding sequence ATGATTTCCTGCGTTTCTCTTTCTCGCGGCCGCGCCCCTGTGCGCCGCAGCCACCTCGCGTGCCTGCCGCTCGCGCTCGCTTCGGCCTTCGGTGGCCTCGCTCATGCCCAGGAAGCGCCAACGCTCGGCGAAACCGTGGTCACGGCCAACCGCACGCCACAGGCGCTGTCGGACATCGTGGGCGACGTGTCCATCATCGACCGCCAGGCCATCGAGCGCAGCGGCGCGACCGGCGTGGCCGATGTGCTGTCGCGCCTGCCGGGCATCGAGATCACGCGCAACGGCGGCGTGGGCAACACCACCAACGTTTACATCCGGGGTGCCGAAACGCGCTTCACGGCTGTGTACCTCGACGGCGTGCGCATCGACTCGCAATCGACCGGCGGCGCCGGCTGGGAAGGCATTCCGCTCGCCCAGATCGACCGCATCGAAGTGCTGCGAGGCCCGGCCGCGGCGGTGTACGGCTCCGACGCCATCGGCGGCGTGATCCAGCTCTTCACCAAGCGTGGCGAAGAGGGCGTGTCGCCCTACGTGGGCGTGGGTATCGGCAGCAATGACCTGCGCAAGCTCGAAGCAGGCCTGAGCGGCAAGTCGGGTGCCTTCGACTATTCGCTGGGCGTGGCGCATGAAGAAAGCAAGGGCTTCAATGTGCAGCCGGCGTCCAAGCGCGTGCTGTCCAAGGACGGCTACACCAGCCCCGACCGCGACGGCTATCGCAGCAACTCGGGCAACGTGAAGCTGGGCTACCAGATCACGCCCGACCAGCGCATCGAAGCCTCGGTGCTGTCCAGCGACATCCTGGCGGGCTACGACACGACGATCGGCTACAAGACCAAGCTGCCGTTCCTGTTCAAGGACGATCTTTCCAGCAACACCTTGCGCACCGCGGCCCTGACGTGGTCTGCCAAATGGAACGAGATCTACAGCACCCGCGTGCAGGTGACCGATTCACGCTCGACCTACGAGACCGATCCCTCGTACTACCGCACCGAGACCCACCTGCGCGGTTACCTGTTCCAGAACGAGTTCCGCTTCGGTCCCCACCTGGTGACGGCCACGCTCGAACGTCGGGAAGACGGGCTGGTGAATCCGGCGGCCACCACCACGGCCAAGCTCCTCTCACGTGATCGCTCGCAGGACGGCATCGCACTGGGCTACGGCTTCGTGCAAGGCCCGCACTCGCTGCAGCTGCATGTGCGCCACGACAAGGACAGCGAGTTCGGCGGCAAGACCACCGGCAGCGCCGCCTACGGCTATGCCATCACCTCCACGCTGCGCGCCACCGTGTCGGCCGGCACCGCCTTCCGCGTGCCCACGCTGTACCAGCGCTTCAGCGAGTACGGCCTTGCGAGCCTCAAGCCCGAGTCGAGCCGCAACGTCGAGCTGGGCCTGCAGTACACCGAGGGTGCCACCACCGCAGGCATCGTCGTCTACAACAACCGGGTGCAGAACCTGATCGTGTTCGACGGCAGCGCCAAGGGTTGCCAGTCGTCCTTCGGTTGCTACGCCAGCACGGCGCGTGCCCGCTACCAGGGCGTCACGCTGTCGGGCGGCCATCGCATCGGCGACGTGACCCTGCGCGCCTCGCTCGACTACCAGGACCCGCGCGACCTTGCCACCAACAACCTGCTGGCCCGCCGTGCACAGCGCCACGCGACCCTCGGCGCCGACTGGCGCATCGCAGGCTGGACGCTGGGTGCGGAAGTGCAAACCTCCAGCAAGCGCTACGACGACGCCGCCAACACCGTCAAGCTCGGTGGCTACACACTGCTGAACCTGTCGGCCAGCACGCCGATCACACGCGACCTGAACCTCATCGCGCGCGTCGACAATGTGGGCAACAAGGACTACCAGTACGCGCGGCTGTATGCCACCGCCGGTCGCACCGCGTACGTCGGGCTCAAGTGGACGCCGCAATAA
- a CDS encoding ClcB-like voltage-gated chloride channel protein, which yields MMRPASLFLSLRSALQRLFGVSGWQSMLLWSIVAGLLGALATELFRAALYAFEHLVLGPGEGLVAMARHLPWWARIACPTLGGLVAGGLLVLARRVTVHKSTTSDYMEAIVLGDGRIPVAQTLVRSASSLVSIGSGGSIGREGSMVQLAALAASLLGRVFRFPVERLRLLVACGAAAGLTAAYNAPIAGAFFVAEIVLGSIAMESVGPIIIASVVANVAMRALPGYQPPYLMPVFPEIHGAEVVLFALLGVLLGFASVGFLRALHGSRALFAKLPIALPWRLALGGLVMGAISVPLPEVWGNGYSVVNSVLHSPWPWTLIAMVLAAKAIATLATAGSGAVGGVFTPALFFGCMIGALFGVGVQALWPEASSAPFAYAIVGMGAFLAGATQAPLMAILMIFEMTLSYQVMLPLMAASVIAYFVARSANAGSMYEITLHRNAQRDAQLRLRGLHMRDLVQPAETVVGPDADREAMSRLFLQHPVKYLYVVDADNRYLGVVPLATLGTAPTETTAADLLSQAIQPITADTSLGEALQRFLEHRGERLPVIESIDHPVLLGVAAKSALLATYVRLSE from the coding sequence ATGATGCGGCCGGCCTCGCTTTTTCTGAGTCTTCGTTCGGCGTTGCAGCGGCTCTTCGGCGTCTCGGGCTGGCAGTCGATGCTGTTGTGGTCCATCGTGGCCGGGCTGCTCGGCGCACTGGCGACCGAACTTTTTCGTGCCGCGCTGTATGCCTTCGAGCATCTGGTGCTCGGCCCCGGCGAAGGCCTCGTGGCGATGGCGCGCCATCTGCCATGGTGGGCGCGCATCGCCTGCCCCACGCTCGGCGGGCTGGTGGCGGGCGGACTGCTGGTGCTGGCCAGGCGCGTGACGGTGCACAAGAGCACCACCTCCGACTATATGGAAGCCATCGTGCTCGGCGACGGACGCATTCCGGTCGCGCAGACGCTGGTGCGCAGCGCGTCGTCGCTGGTGAGCATCGGCAGCGGCGGTTCGATCGGCCGCGAAGGCTCGATGGTGCAACTGGCGGCGCTGGCTGCGTCGCTGCTGGGCCGGGTGTTCCGCTTTCCGGTCGAACGGCTGCGGCTGCTGGTGGCCTGTGGCGCGGCAGCGGGGTTGACCGCCGCCTACAACGCGCCGATTGCGGGCGCGTTCTTCGTCGCCGAGATCGTGCTCGGCTCCATCGCAATGGAAAGCGTGGGGCCGATCATCATTGCGTCGGTGGTCGCCAATGTGGCGATGCGCGCGCTGCCGGGCTACCAGCCGCCCTACCTGATGCCGGTGTTTCCCGAGATCCATGGCGCCGAGGTCGTGCTGTTTGCGTTGCTGGGCGTGCTGCTGGGTTTTGCGTCGGTCGGCTTCCTGCGGGCGCTGCATGGCAGCCGTGCATTGTTCGCAAAGCTGCCGATCGCGCTGCCGTGGCGGCTTGCCCTGGGCGGGTTGGTGATGGGCGCGATTTCGGTGCCGCTGCCCGAGGTCTGGGGCAACGGCTACAGCGTGGTCAATTCGGTGCTGCACTCGCCGTGGCCCTGGACGCTGATCGCGATGGTGCTCGCGGCCAAGGCCATCGCCACGCTGGCCACGGCCGGCTCGGGCGCGGTGGGGGGCGTGTTCACGCCCGCGCTGTTCTTCGGCTGCATGATCGGTGCGCTGTTCGGCGTGGGGGTGCAGGCGCTGTGGCCCGAGGCAAGCTCTGCCCCGTTTGCTTACGCCATCGTCGGCATGGGCGCCTTTCTGGCGGGCGCGACACAGGCGCCGCTGATGGCCATCCTGATGATCTTCGAGATGACGCTGAGTTACCAGGTGATGCTGCCGCTGATGGCCGCCAGCGTCATCGCGTACTTCGTGGCGCGCTCGGCCAACGCCGGCTCGATGTACGAGATCACGCTGCACCGCAATGCACAGCGCGATGCGCAACTGCGCCTGCGCGGACTGCACATGCGCGACCTGGTGCAGCCGGCCGAAACGGTGGTTGGCCCGGATGCGGACCGCGAAGCCATGAGCCGCCTCTTCCTGCAGCACCCGGTGAAGTACCTCTACGTGGTCGATGCCGACAACCGCTACCTCGGCGTGGTGCCGCTGGCCACGCTCGGCACGGCGCCGACTGAAACGACAGCGGCCGACCTGCTCTCGCAGGCCATCCAGCCGATCACGGCAGACACCAGCCTCGGCGAGGCATTGCAGCGTTTCCTGGAGCATCGCGGCGAGCGGCTGCCGGTGATCGAGAGCATCGATCACCCGGTGCTGCTGGGCGTGGCCGCGAAGAGCGCGCTGCTCGCCACCTACGTGCGGCTGAGCGAATAG
- a CDS encoding RidA family protein, translating to MTSITKKLALVAALFAAGTGAAHAADEIIRHRIPNSSFPISAAVEIPSSFTNVYLSGQVPPLQDATAPKNSAAAYGGDTKGQTVGVLKAIEKSLTGLGLTMGDVVKMQVFLVGDPAKDNKMDFAGFMEGYTQFFGTTAQPRLPVRSAMQVAALANPAYLVEIEVMAVRPAK from the coding sequence ATGACCTCCATCACGAAGAAGCTGGCGCTTGTCGCCGCACTGTTCGCCGCCGGCACCGGTGCGGCCCACGCAGCCGACGAGATCATTCGCCACCGCATTCCGAACTCATCGTTTCCGATCTCGGCGGCGGTGGAGATTCCGTCCTCGTTCACCAATGTCTACCTCTCCGGCCAGGTGCCGCCGCTGCAGGACGCGACCGCGCCCAAGAACAGTGCCGCAGCCTACGGTGGCGACACCAAGGGCCAGACCGTCGGCGTGCTCAAGGCCATCGAGAAAAGCCTCACGGGCCTGGGCCTGACGATGGGCGATGTGGTGAAGATGCAGGTGTTCCTGGTGGGCGATCCAGCCAAGGACAACAAGATGGATTTCGCCGGCTTCATGGAGGGCTACACCCAGTTCTTCGGCACCACCGCGCAGCCTCGCCTGCCGGTGCGCTCGGCCATGCAGGTGGCGGCGCTCGCCAATCCGGCCTACCTGGTCGAGATCGAGGTGATGGCGGTGCGTCCCGCCAAGTAA
- a CDS encoding c-type cytochrome: protein MNHDIKTFKHALLGLSFGALASVAGQSAFAQSPEPAFSVGPRFQESSGESIYRATCQGCHMAQGQGAKGAGAYPALSSNPRLASPEYPLYVVINGQKGMPAFGKMLSDEQIASVVGYARTHFGNQYPDAIAAESVKKLRP, encoded by the coding sequence ATGAACCACGACATCAAAACCTTCAAGCACGCGCTGCTCGGTCTTTCGTTCGGCGCGCTGGCCTCGGTGGCCGGCCAATCCGCTTTTGCGCAGTCGCCCGAGCCTGCGTTTTCCGTCGGGCCCCGATTCCAGGAAAGCTCGGGCGAGTCGATCTATCGCGCCACCTGCCAGGGCTGCCACATGGCGCAAGGGCAGGGCGCGAAGGGTGCGGGGGCCTATCCGGCGCTGTCCTCGAACCCACGGCTCGCGAGCCCCGAATACCCGCTCTATGTGGTGATCAACGGCCAGAAGGGCATGCCCGCCTTCGGCAAGATGCTGAGCGATGAGCAGATCGCTTCCGTGGTCGGCTATGCGCGCACCCATTTCGGCAACCAGTACCCCGACGCCATTGCGGCGGAGAGCGTCAAGAAGCTGCGGCCTTGA